In Lates calcarifer isolate ASB-BC8 linkage group LG4, TLL_Latcal_v3, whole genome shotgun sequence, a genomic segment contains:
- the wdr47a gene encoding WD repeat-containing protein 47 isoform X4 — protein sequence MTAEETINVKEVEIIKVILDFLNSRKLHISMLALEKESGVINGLYSDDMLFLRQLVLDGQWDEVLQFIQPLECMDKFDRKRFRYIILKQKFLEALCVNNAMSAEDEPQHLEFTMQEAVKCLHALEEFCPSKDDYSKLCLLLTLPRLTNHAEFKDWNPSTARVQCFEEACTMVAEFIPADRKLSEAGFKASKDRLFQLLLKGVLYECCVEFCQSKATGEEITESEVLLGVDMLCGNGCDDLDLSMLSWMQNLSHSVFSCAFEQKQLNIHVDRLVKPAKTGYADLLTPLISKLSPYPSSPLRRPQSADTYMSRSLNPALDGLSYGLSGQDKRASGGEAVPGKGVSPMSHSFANFHYPGAGGQSLSRSLMMESSDCHSIFEESPETSRTDTPVDKMMSSGGAQNLRPASAPGEDAPSAGSDDRNELRDSTEKYEEYYRQRLRVQQHLEQKQQQRQIYQQMLLEGGVQQEPPPSDMQHSLTEKFLNRSIQKLEELNVGMENLGEEVKSLTQQCNGNGNTPASEDNNNPPSVTPEQSRTQGGGVLSSTPQRTVGGRIVPPLNESPVVSQSGKKHMGGQQGDSPGSLSQSKEGDKPKSLFVPVHTLEDTQAIRAVAFHPSGSLYAVGSNSKTLRVCAYPETVDTSGSSPTKQPVVRFKRNKHHKGSIYCVAWSHCGQLLATGSNDKYVKVLPFSAETCNATGPDLEFSMHDGTIRDLAFMEGPESGGAILISAGAGDCNIYTTDCQRGQGLHALSGHTGHILSLYTWGGWMIASGSQDKTVRFWDLRVPSCVRVVGTAFHGSAIPLLSHSTGSPVASVAVDPSGRLLATGQEDSACMLYDIRGGRIVQVYRPHSSDVRSVRFSPGAHYLLTGSYDTKVMVTNLQGDLTKQLPLTVVGEHGDKVIQCRWHTQDLSFLSSSADRTVTLWTHNP from the exons ATGACAGCGGAAGAAACCATAAATGTGAAGGAGGTAGAGATCATCAAGGTGATCCTGGACTTCCTCAACTCCAGGAAACTGCACATTAGCATGCTGGCTCTGGAGAAGGAGAGTGGCGTCATCAACGGGCTCTACTCGGACGACATGCTCTTCCTCAG GCAACTGGTTCTTGATGGGCAGTGGGATGAGGTTTTACAGTTCATTCAGCCGTTAGAGTGCATGGACAAGTTTGACAGAAAAAG GTTTCGTTACATCATTCTGAAGCAGAAGTTTCTGgaggctctgtgtgtgaataacGCCATGTCTGCAGAGGATGAGCCACAGCAC ttggAGTTCACCATGCAGGAAGCAGTCAAGTGCCTCCATGCCCTGGAGGAGTTCTGTCCCTCTAAAGATGACTACAGCAAACTGTGTCTGCTCCTGACGCTGCCTCGCCTCACAAACCATGCTGAGTTCAAG GATTGGAACCCGAGCACGGCCAGGGTGCAGTGTTTTGAGGAGGCCTGCACCATGGTGGCGGAGTTTATCCCAGCAGACAGGAAGCTGAGTGAAGCTGGATTCAAAGCCAGCAAGGATCGACTCTTCCAGCTGCTTCTCAAGGGAGTCCTGTATGAGTGCTGTGTGGAGTTCTGCCAG AGCAAGGCGACGGGCGAAGAGATCACAGAAAGCGAGGTCCTCCTGGGCGTCGACATGCTGTGCGGTAACGGCTGTGACGACCTGGACCTGTCCATGCTCTCCTGGATGCAGAACCTCTCCCACAGTGTCTTCTCCTGCGCCTTCGAACAGAAGCAGCTCAACATCCACGTGGACCGCCTGGTCAAGCCCGCCAAGACCGGCTACGCTGACCTCCTCACCCCGCTCATCAGCAAACTGTCTCCatacccctcctcccccctccgcCGCCCCCAGTCCGCCGACACCTACATGTCACGCTCCTTGAACCCGGCGTTGGACGGATTGTCCTATGGGCTGTCCGGCCAAGACAAGAGAGCGAGTGGTGGGGAGGCAGTTCCGGGGAAAGGGGTCTCTCCCATGTCCCACTCGTTCGCCAACTTCCACTATCCCGGAGCAGGAGGGCAGAGTCTGAGCAGGAGTCTCATGATGGAGAGCTCCGACTGCCACAGCATCTTTGAGGAATCCCCTGAAAC GTCGAGGACAGACACGCCTGTGGATAAAATGATGAGTTCAGGTGGAGCTCAGAACCTGCGTCCTGCCTCAGCCCCGGGCGAAGACGCACCGTCAGCTGGCTCTGATGACAGGAACGAG CTTCGTGACTCCACGGAGAAGTATGAGGAGTATTATCGCCAGCGTCTTCGTGTGCAGCAACACctggagcagaagcagcagcagaggcagattTACCAGCAGATGTTGCTGGAGGGAGGGGTCCAACAGGAGCCCCCGCCCAGCGACATGCAGCACAGCCTCACTGAGAAGTTCCTCAACAG GTCCATCCAGAAGCTGGAGGAGCTAAATGTGGGTATGGAGAATTTAGGGGAGGAGGTGAAGTCTTTGACCCAGCAGTGTAATGGCAACGGGAACACGCCCGCCTCCGAAGACAATAACAACCCTCCATCTGTGACCCCGGAGCAGAGCAGGACTCAAGGGGGAGGGGTGCTCAGCAGCACCCCACAGCGCACTGTGGGGGGGCGCATAGTCCCGCCCCTGAACGAATCCCCCGTTGTCTCTCAAAG TGGGAAGAAACACATGGGAGGTCAACAAGGTGACTCTCCAGGATCCTTATCCCAGAGTAAAGAG GGTGACAAGCCAAAAAGTCTGTTTGTGCCCGTGCACACTCTGGAAGATACTCAGGCTATTCGTGCCGTTGCCTTTCACCCGTCTGGATCACTGTATGCCGTGGGATCCAACTCCAAAACTCTACGAGTTTGTGCTTATCCAGAAACAGTGGACACAAG CGGTTCGAGTCCAACAAAGCAGCCAGTTGTCCGCTTCAAGAGGAACAAACACCACAAAGGTTCCATCTACTGTGTGGCCTGGAGCCACTGCGGGCAGCTGCTGGCTACAGGCTCCAATGACAAATATGTCAAAGTTCTACCTTTCAGCGCAGAGACGTGCAACGCCACAG GCCCAGACCTGGAGTTCAGCATGCATGATGGAACCATCAGAGACCTGGCCTTCATGGAGGGTCCAGAAAGCGGGGGAGCCATCTTGATCAGTGCCGGAGCAGGAGACTGCAACATCTACACCACCGACTGTCAGAGGGGACAGGGTCTACACGCGCTCAGTGGGCACACAG GTCACATTCTGTCTCTGTATACATGGGGAGGCTGGATGATCGCCTCTGGCTCCCAAGACAAGACAGTGCGTTTCTGGGACCTCAGGGTGCCCAGCTGTGTCCGAGTAGTGGGAACCGCTTTCCATGGCTCAG CCATACCCCTCCTTTCTCACTCTACAGGAAGTCCCGTTGCCTCGGTAGCAGTCGATCCGAGTGGCCGTCTCCTAGCAACAGGGCAGGAAGACAGCGCATGCATGCTGTATGACATCAGAGGAGGTCGCATCGTGCAGGTGTACCGGCCGCACAGCAGCGACGTCCGATCTGTCAGGTTTTCCCCCGGGGCGCACTACCTGCTCACGGGTTCCTACGACACAAAAGTCATGGTCACCAACCTCCAAG GTGACCTGACCAAACAGCTGCCCCTGACCGTGGTGGGAGAACACGGCGACAAGGTGATTCAGTGTCGATGGCACACACAAGATCTAtccttcctctcatcctctgctGACCGCACGGTCACACTCTGGACACACAatccataa